A single Equus asinus isolate D_3611 breed Donkey chromosome 21, EquAss-T2T_v2, whole genome shotgun sequence DNA region contains:
- the PRR23E gene encoding proline-rich protein 23E yields MWAPYGGDLWMGHPPPAASAPSVWPWGVSSFDSRMGGQHWATMASSVLPYFIGPPPLYSSGPPALSRDAPGHCTQVGWQTPTNSAFPAPVGVVSRGASPLKKCQAPPSEWASRFSIWAPAPSSSPELRPLPPSPSSDPQPNPRCPRSPRLPCRACRRLFEL; encoded by the coding sequence ATGTGGGCCCCCTATGGTGGTGATCTCTGGATGGGGCATCCCCCTCCAGCTGCCTCAGCACCTTCAGTCTGGCCTTGGGGCGTCTCCAGCTTTGATTCCCGCATGGGAGGCCAGCACTGGGCCACCATGGCCTCCAGTGTATTGCCTTACTTCATAGGACCCCCGCCCCTGTACTCCTCCGGCCCTCCAGCTCTGAGCAGGGACGCCCCCGGCCACTGTACCCAGGTGGGATGGCAGACTCCAACCAACTCAGCCTTCCCTGCTCCAGTGGGGGTCGTGTCCAGAGGAGCTTCTCCCTTGAAGAAGTGCCAGGCCCCTCCATCAGAGTGGGCCTCCAGGTTCAGCATTTGGGCGCCTGCGCCGTCCTCCAGCCCAGAACTCCGCCCTCtgcccccttcccccagctcGGACCCTCAGCCCAATCCCCGGTGTCCCCGCTCCCCCCGGCTGCCCTGCAGGGCCTGCCGCCGCCTCTTCGAGCTCTGA